In Pseudodesulfovibrio sp. JC047, the genomic window CCGAAGCTGCTATCCTGCCGATTTTTCGCCGTATCTTCATTTTTGAAGGTGTTTTCGGCAAAGCCCGGGGTCACTGTCAAAACAAAGACGGTCGCTAAAGCGACGACGATGGTGTTGAAATGACGCATGGTTTCCTCCGTGATATAAACTGGATATTCGTTTTTTATTCATACGCTGAGATACTGTGTCTTGCAATGCAATTGCCGAGCCGGTCATTCTCCCCTTGAACTTGGGCGAGCAACCATCTATACAAGCTCCATCTTGAACGCTTGTTAGGAGATATACATGAGCGACAGCGCGAAACGTTCCCAGGCATACACCGCAGCCGGTGTGAATATTGAGGCAGGCAACGAATTTGTCGGCCGGATCAAGGATATGGTGAAATCAACCTTTACGCCCGGTGTGGCAACGGACATCGGGGGGTTTGGAGGATTATTCAAGCCTGAGATTTCCGGCATGGAAGCCCCCATGCTTGTTGCCGGAACTGACGGTGTCGGCACCAAGCTCAAGTTGGCCTTCATGTTTGACAAGCATGACACCGTGGGGATCGACCTCGTGGCCATGTCGGTCAATGATGTGCTTGTTCAGGGTGCAACCCCGCTCTTTTTCCTCGATTATTTTGCAACCGGCACACTCGAACCCGGTGTTGCAGCCCAGGTCGTTTCCGGCGTCTGCGAAGGCTGTCGTCAGTCCGGTTGTGCGTTGCTTGGCGGTGAAACTGCCGAAATGCCAGGATTCTATCCCGATGGCGAATATGATTTGTCCGGCTTTGCCGTCGGCATGGTCGATACGCCCAAGGTCGTGACCGGCAAAACCGTTCAGCCCGGTGATGTGCTCATCGGACTTGGTTCAACTGGTGCCCATTCCAACGGCTGGTCGCTTATTCGTAAAATCCTCGCTGAATCCGGTCTCAAAAAAGATGACACGTTCCCCGGAACAGACAAGACCGTCGCCGATGTTTTGATCGAGCCGACAAAAATTTACGTCAAGTCCGTTCTCGAAGTGCTTGAATCCTTGACCGTGAAAGGTATGGTTCATGTCACTGGCGGTGGTTTTTACGACAACATTCCTCGCGTTTTGCCAGAAAATGTGACTGCTGCCATTGAATTTGGTTCATGGGATATGTTGCCAATTTTTGACTGGCTCAAAAATCAAGGCGGACTCTCTTGGCCCGAAATGCTCCAGATTTTCAACTGCGGGATCGGCTATATCCTCATCCTTGACCCGGTAAGTGCCGACAAGGCCATGGAAATGCTCGATGCTCGTGACGACGTCAACGCCTACCGCATTGGAGAAATAATCGAACGCCAAGGTGCTGACGAACAAGTGGAAATAACCTTTCCCTAGTTCATAAAAATGCCCCTCCCAAGGCCGCTTTCCAAAGCGGCCTTTTTTTTGCCCTTTCTACCCAGCGTGACCAGCCCTACCAGGGGTCGCCTTCAGCGAGACCAGCCCTACCGGGGGTCGCCTTCAGCGGGACCAGGACGCTGTCCTGGACCTGCCAAAGAACCCTTTGAAAAGGGGTCTCTGGACTTTCCTAAACTTTTTGGGTCGCTTCGCGAAAGCTGTCGGTAGCGCGAGTACGTGCGATTTTGAGAGAACGATGTAAAATTATACAAGGGGTGTTTTCTGCAAGGGTCTCTCTTTTTTTACTCATCCTCTTCTATTTCTTCAATCTCACTCAATGGATGTCGTGGAGCCTCGCCGAAGGCGCGCTAAAAAGTTCTGGAGGGGAGTCCAGAGGGGAACCTCTTTCAAGAGGTTCCCCTCTGGCCGTCGGAGACATTCCCCGCGTCGCCTTCAGCGAGACCAGGACGCTGTCCTGGACCTGCCAAAGAACCCTTTGAAAAGGGTTCTCTGGACTTTCCTAAACTTTTTGGGTCGCTTCGCGAAAGCTGTCGGCAGCGCGAGTTCGTGCGATTTTGAGAGAACGATGTAAAATCATACTTTTACAGACTTTTTTGGAAAATAATACAAGGGGTTTTTTCTGCAAGGGTCTCTCTTTTTTTACTCATCCTCTTCTATTTCTTCAATCTCACTCAATAAATGTCGTGGAGCCTCGCCGAAGGCGCGCTAAAAAGTTCTGGAGGGGAGGCCAGAGGGGAACCTCTTTCAAGAGGTTCCCCTCTGGCCGTCGGAGACATCGTGTAAAATTGTCAAAGGGCAGAAAAATGGTTGTTTGTGACGTTAGAGATGTGGTGTTTGTCTTGAGTTTGGGTGTGTGTTTTTTATAGTGGACGGGTGTCTTTGTGCTTGAGATCGATGACAGTCAACAAGGAAGGGACCATGATTGAGCGAGGAATGATGCGGATTGTAGTGGCTTTTGTCGTAGGTCTTTTATGTGTTGCCGGGACGACTCTGGTGGCATGTGCCGGGGATTCTGTGCCCCGTATGCAGGTCGGTGAATTGGTTGAGATGATCGATTCTGATAATGTCATGGTGGTTGATGTTCGACGGAGCAGGGACTGGGAAGGATCGGAAAGCATGATAAAAAATGCTGTCCGTAAACCATATGATGACGATGCATGGATGGCGGTGGTTCCAAAAGACAAGACCATTGTCGTGTATTGCGCCTGACACAATGAATATACCAGTGCCCGTGCGGCACAGGCATTGATGAAGGCCGGTCATGAAAACGTCTACGCATTGGAAGGCGGCTGGGCTGCCTGGAAAAAAATGGGCTACCCAACACAAAATAAATAAAATAAAGAATGTCTCCGACGGCCAGAGGGAAAACCTTTTGGAAGAGGTTTTCTCTTTGGACTCCCTTTCCAGAACTTTTTGTCGCGCTTTCGGCGAGGCCCTGCGATATCTATTGAGTGGGGTTGAAAAAGTAAGAGTGCTTTACAGAAAAACCCTGTTTTACATTTTTCCCATAGAGTCTGTAAAAATACAATTTTTGACAACGTTTTTTCAAGAGTCGCACGAACTTTTGCTACCGACAGCCTTCGCGAAGCGACCCAAAAAGTTTAGGAGAGTCCAGAGACCCCTTTTCAAAGGGGTCTTTGGTCGTCGAAGACGCCACCCCGGCGAGGGGCCGCCGGAGTCTTTCTCGTTCTCGATGAAATATGGCCAAAAAAAAGCCGCCTTCCGTAGATGGAAGGCGGCTGAGTGCGTTGTTATCCGAGATACGGGTTGAAGTAGCCGTAATCGATCCAGGGCAGGGCTTTTTTGAGCCGTTTCTTGAAATTCATGAATCCCATGCACGGGGAATGCCCAAAGGGTTCCATGAGTTTCATGTACAGGGCGGGATCGAGATTGAGATTGCGTAATTGGATGAAATCGTACTTGCAGCATTCGCCGAGTTCGACGAGTGCGGCGAATTCTTCTTCGGTGTCGGTGATGCCGGGGAAGAAGAGCAGGTTGAGGGAGACGAACATGCCGACCTCGTGGGCCTTGGCAATGGTCTCGCGAACGTCTTCAAAGGTGTAGCTCTTGGGTCGATAATAGGCTTCGTATGGGCCTTTGCGAGCCGAGTTCAGACTGACACGAATGGAGTTGACCCCGGCGACTTTGAGTGCGGGGATGACCATGTGTCGGGAACCGTTGGTGTTTATATTGACCGTTCCGGATCCGCCGTCGGAGCGATATTCCTTGATGGCATCACAAATCAGCTCGGCTTCGGTGAGCGGTTCTCCTTCGCAACCTTGGCCGAAAGAGAAGATGGGACGGCGTTCACGGGATTCGTGCCGACGCATGACCTGAACGATCTCTTCGACCGTGGGGGTAAAACTGATGCGGCATTGAGGAGACGGGAAACCGGACTCTTCGGGCTGGTGGGAAATGCAGCCGACGCATTGGGCGTTGCACGCCTGTGCTGTGGGCAGAGGACATTCAAAACGTCCCAGTGCGAGATTTTTGGCAGCGGGACATCCACTGGTCAGGGCACAGCCTGCCAAATGGTTGACGAGCCGGTTGTTGGGCATTTCCGAAAGGAGCTGATGCGCTCCGGCCTCAACCCGGTCGGGCGGGATGTGCTTGAAAACCTGTCGTTTGTCTTCATCCACTTTTTTGGCACAGACCCAGAATTTGCCGTCGGCAAATCCGATAGCACCGTATGAAAGCAGGGGAAGCACCTGTGCATCGTCGTCTTGTTCGTAGGCGGCGATGCCGGTGACAGTGTGGCCGGGACAGGCAAAGGCGGCAACGGCCAAATCTTCCATGACTTCGGCCTGGCCGGTTTCCGGATTGTAGCCCATGGCATGTCTGCCAGGGAGCATGAAAAATTCTGATTCGGCAGGCAGGGGGGTGATTTCATCTGGTCGTGGCAGGCCGAATTCTTCGCCGCGACGGACCATGAGAAGCAAGTCCGGATGGTCGAAGATTTCACCTTCCGCGTTGGAAAAAAGCATTCTTGGCTGGGGTTTCTTTTTCGATGACATAATGTGTGTATCCTAAAGGGAAAGACCGGTGTTGGGCAAGGGGCTATTATACATTATAATTTGGGAATCCTTCATTGACTGATTGCAGAGAGCGTTTGTTCAAACACTCGTGAAAACGTGTGTACGATTGGCGCGCCGATGAAAATTCCTGTGTAGGAAAATTGAAAACGACTGCGTGGCGATAGCATGAAGTAAAGCCGATCGTATAGGGCGAAACATCGCTATTTTTCTGTGAATCGTTCAATGCCGTCCCAGTCTTCCGGCGGATTGTTGTCCAGATTGGCCTGTGTCCGTTTGATGTACAGGGTCGCAAGCGCATCCGGAGATTCAATGGATTGGAGCAGCTCCAGCGCAGTTTGCCATTTCCGGGCGTGGTAAGCTGTGTACGCCTTTTCCCAGATGTCGAGACAGCCCATGGTCTCGGGAGATGGGACCAAATCGGTCAATCCGCTTTCTGGACGGGCACCGATGAGTTCATGGATTCGAAATGGCGTCCGTGCGCCTTTTGGCAGGACTGTGTCCACTGATCGGAAGACGAAGTAGGCCTTGCTGTGTGCCTGGACGGGGTCACTGGCCAGTATGGTTGTCCCATAGTGCTTGTTGAGACCTTCGATTCGTGAGGCGATATTGATGGTGGAGCCGAGTGCGGTGAAATTCAGACGATCGGATGATCCCATATTGCCGACCACGGCCTCGCCTCGATGCAGTCCGAATCGGGTGTGCAGATGGATGGTTCGATTGTGGGGCATGGAGTGGGTGTATCCTTTGACTGATCGCGCGCACCGGAGTGTTGCTTCACAGGCTGAGAGGGTATGGTTCGTGGTCTGTTTGGGGGCATTCCAGAAGGCCATCAAGGCATCGCCGATGTATTTGTCGATGGTTCCCCCCTGAGCCGTGACTTCCTGTCCCAGTTGGCTGAAATAGTCGGAGAGCATGAAGATGACCGCCTCGGGCGGGAGGGTTTCGG contains:
- the purM gene encoding phosphoribosylformylglycinamidine cyclo-ligase, giving the protein MSDSAKRSQAYTAAGVNIEAGNEFVGRIKDMVKSTFTPGVATDIGGFGGLFKPEISGMEAPMLVAGTDGVGTKLKLAFMFDKHDTVGIDLVAMSVNDVLVQGATPLFFLDYFATGTLEPGVAAQVVSGVCEGCRQSGCALLGGETAEMPGFYPDGEYDLSGFAVGMVDTPKVVTGKTVQPGDVLIGLGSTGAHSNGWSLIRKILAESGLKKDDTFPGTDKTVADVLIEPTKIYVKSVLEVLESLTVKGMVHVTGGGFYDNIPRVLPENVTAAIEFGSWDMLPIFDWLKNQGGLSWPEMLQIFNCGIGYILILDPVSADKAMEMLDARDDVNAYRIGEIIERQGADEQVEITFP
- a CDS encoding rhodanese-related (seleno)protein, which gives rise to MRIVVAFVVGLLCVAGTTLVACAGDSVPRMQVGELVEMIDSDNVMVVDVRRSRDWEGSESMIKNAVRKPYDDDAWMAVVPKDKTIVVYCAUHNEYTSARAAQALMKAGHENVYALEGGWAAWKKMGYPTQNK
- a CDS encoding radical SAM protein, which encodes MSSKKKPQPRMLFSNAEGEIFDHPDLLLMVRRGEEFGLPRPDEITPLPAESEFFMLPGRHAMGYNPETGQAEVMEDLAVAAFACPGHTVTGIAAYEQDDDAQVLPLLSYGAIGFADGKFWVCAKKVDEDKRQVFKHIPPDRVEAGAHQLLSEMPNNRLVNHLAGCALTSGCPAAKNLALGRFECPLPTAQACNAQCVGCISHQPEESGFPSPQCRISFTPTVEEIVQVMRRHESRERRPIFSFGQGCEGEPLTEAELICDAIKEYRSDGGSGTVNINTNGSRHMVIPALKVAGVNSIRVSLNSARKGPYEAYYRPKSYTFEDVRETIAKAHEVGMFVSLNLLFFPGITDTEEEFAALVELGECCKYDFIQLRNLNLDPALYMKLMEPFGHSPCMGFMNFKKRLKKALPWIDYGYFNPYLG